One region of Armigeres subalbatus isolate Guangzhou_Male chromosome 3, GZ_Asu_2, whole genome shotgun sequence genomic DNA includes:
- the LOC134221507 gene encoding uncharacterized protein LOC134221507, with amino-acid sequence MLGVCESCANELTEDGAVKYGGFCSTCFCQNCSKMDNIIRDNLGSNSNLFWMCNACSTMMRSARFKNVMISMNASNAQSFEELKNEIRCSVLDEIRQEIRTSFKEFIEVVPKTPAPVQTGMFSGSSKRKRDNDGKNEPTPKRMVRNQLRRGTDISAQSSAIGVQDLNRFWLYVSDISAETPDDLVTELIQQRLGSTDLKIVKLVPRGKDVRFLSFVSFKVGMPMHLKQKALTDSTWPSEISFREFEEKTNSRRVFWKPAIPSGTVTESSSPSVRSNMTSSTADQRM; translated from the coding sequence ATGCTTGGCGTTTGTGAGAGTTGTGCCAACGAACTTACCGAGGATGGAGCAGTTAAATACGGTGGTTTTTGCTCGACATGTTTCTGCCAAAACTGCTCCAAAATGGATAACATTATCCGTGATAACTTAGGAAgtaattcaaatttgttttggatgTGCAATGCATGCAGTACAATGATGCGTAGTGCTCGGTTCAAAAATGTAATGATATCAATGAACGCCTCAAATGCACAAAGTTTCGAAGAGCTGAAAAACGAAATCCGCTGTAGCGTATTAGATGAAATTAGGCAGGAAATCCGGACGAGTTTCAAGGAGTTTATTGAAGTCGTTCCGAAAACTCCTGCTCCTGTTCAAACTGGTATGTTCTCCGGATCCTCCAAGAGAAAACGTGACAACGATGGAAAGAACGAGCCAACCCCAAAAAGAATGGTTCGTAATCAACTACGTCGTGGTACGGATATCTCCGCTCAATCTAGTGCCATTGGTGTACAGGATCTCAACAGGTTCTGGTTGTATGTCTCTGACATATCTGCTGAAACACCCGATGATCTCGTCACGGAATTGATACAACAAAGATTAGGCTCCACTGatctaaaaattgttaaattagtTCCCCGGGGAAAAGATGTGCGCTTCCTAAGCTTTGTGTCTTTCAAAGTGGGTATGCCGATGCATCTGAAGCAGAAAGCATTGACGGATTCTACATGGCCTAGTGAAATTTCTTTTCGAGAATTTGAAGAAAAGACTAATTCACGCAGGGTTTTTTGGAAACCGGCGATACCTTCCGGTACTGTGACAGAATCCAGTTCTCCGAGCGTGCGGAGCAACATGACGAGCAGTACTGCAGATCAACGCATGTAA